GTCGGCCACGGACGGCGCGTGACCGAAATGACCATCGAACTTGCCCAGGCGTTGGACGTACATGATTCAGAAATTGTTCATATTCGCCGCGGGGCGCTGCTACACGATATTGGTAAGATGGGCATTCCAGACCATATTTTGCAAAAACCCGGACCGCTGACCGATGAAGAGATCCAAATCATGCGTCAGCATGTAACCTATGCCTACGAATGGCTCTCACCCATCCGCTATTTGCAAAAAGCGTTGGACATTCCCTATTGTCATCACGAAAATTGGGACGGCAGTGGGTATCCGCGCGGGCTGAAAAACGAACAAATCCCCCTGGCTGCGCGGATTTTCTCCGTGGTAGATGTGTGGGATGCCCTGACTTCCGACCGCCCCTATCGCAAGGCATGGAGCAAAGAAAAAACGAGAGATTATATTCGCGAATATGCGGGGCAGTATTTTGACCCCCAGGTTGTAAATCTTTTCTTGAAATTCATCCAGGATGATTAGTTGACAACAAAAAACAGGGGGTAATTATTCCAGTTCGTCTGGCGGCGCAGACGGCAGATGCTTCCAGGGCACCCAGGCCGAGATGGTTGTACCCTGCTCGGGGGTAGATGCAATCTTCACATCGCCTCCCACCTTGCGAGCGCGGCGATGCATATTCGAAAGACCATGCCCAATTAATTCCCCCGTATCCTCGAGCATAAATCCACGCCCATTATCACTAATCTTCAACAAAGCCTGCTCATCGGCTGTCCACAACTGCACATCCACTTCTTCTGCCTGCGCGTGCCTGGCAACATTGGCAAGCGCCTCCTGACAAATGTGGAAGAGCGCCAGCGCATTCTGACGCGGCAGGCCAGCAAGACCATCTTCTGAAGTTGCCAGTTTAGTTTTAGTGTTGGTATTGTGCCGAAATTCATCCAGCAGGCGCTGAATGCCGCGGGTCAAGGTTTCGCCCCCGCGCAATTGACGGGGGCGTAAATCGAGCACGTAGGCGCGAATATCCTGAATCGTACTATTCAGCCCCTCAATACTTTCACTGATTTTTTG
The window above is part of the Chloroflexota bacterium genome. Proteins encoded here:
- a CDS encoding HD-GYP domain-containing protein, whose product is LEIFYRSTFKLDQEWLDFLKTLATQAAIAIDNTNLFEQLQYSNFELTMAYDTTLEGWAKALELRDRETVGHGRRVTEMTIELAQALDVHDSEIVHIRRGALLHDIGKMGIPDHILQKPGPLTDEEIQIMRQHVTYAYEWLSPIRYLQKALDIPYCHHENWDGSGYPRGLKNEQIPLAARIFSVVDVWDALTSDRPYRKAWSKEKTRDYIREYAGQYFDPQVVNLFLKFIQDD